One Onthophagus taurus isolate NC chromosome 11, IU_Otau_3.0, whole genome shotgun sequence genomic window carries:
- the LOC111420402 gene encoding uncharacterized protein: MENDIVYDEHRNCITNENGDILVQDKSGIQLKWLPRELLNTDQTNENNDIKNNPATQSTTETRRTYNGTLMLVDAYKKNEQLFQSSTIRNDTVWKMISEKLKANNLNFGASQCENKFKNLKRRYQKKKDNMKPTASGAAVIKFEFYNEMEELFGKKPNIEPLAIASSSRENIVQNNSLIEKDLDSDSSSSSKKRKREGSENTKQKKKKTKSDKLIEELNRMENNREERRRKRHEEMMNSQLRVLKVFEETMNKLIEKL, from the exons atggaaaacGACATTGTTTATGACGAACATCGTAATTGTATTACAAATGAAAACGGAGATATACTCGTGCAAGATAAGTCGG GTATTCAGTTGAAATGGTTGCCAAGAGAATTGTTAAATACTGATCaaacaaatgaaaataatgatATTAAGAATAATCCAGCTACACAATCCACCACAGAAACACGACGGACATATAATGGTACATTAATGTTGGTTGATGCCTATAAGAAAAATGAGCAATTGTTTCAATCATCAACAATACGCAATGACACAGTGTGGAAAATGATTTCGGAAAAATTGAAagcaaataatttaaactttgGTGCTTCACAatgtgaaaataaatttaagaatttaaaaagaagatatcagaagaaaaaagataatATGAAGCCGACAGCGTCGGGGGCAGCAGTGATAAAATTCgaattttataatgaaatgGAAGAGCTTTTTGGCAAAAAACCAAACATAGAACCACTAGCAATAGCTTCATCAAGCAGAGAGAATATAGTGCAAAACAACTCTTTAATTGAGAAAGATCTAGATAGCGATAGCAGCAGTAGtagcaagaaaagaaaacgtgAG gGAAGTGAAAatactaaacaaaaaaaaaagaaaacaaaatctgACAAATTGATTGAAGAATTAAACAGAATGGAGAATAATAGAGAAGAAAGAAGAAGGAAAAGACATGAGGAAATGATGAACTCTCAATTAAGAGTTCTAAAAGTGTTTGAGGAAACGATGAACAAACTTATAGAAAAATTGTAG
- the LOC111420404 gene encoding putative nuclease HARBI1 encodes MNKKICKKLPVSTMSSFTYNLLKTGEDTSDEDDEMTINCILLNLSQKGDKPPRISGYVNHVIENLSDKEFQSHFRIPYEAFDYLLAKLSPHLQSQKPGPANVPSNVQLLSTIWLLATPDSYRSVGERFDLTLCNLAPQHIKFPQRNELESFKRKCSDLSKIPNTIGAIDGTYISIKAPKQDPECYINRKCFHGITLQAICSPLLTFMDCYVGYPSSVSDVRIFSNSHIYADVRNNPENFFPNGEHILGDKAYPSLNWLLVPYINRGNLTQKQIYFNSQHAKARQMIERAFALLKGRFRRLKYLYMNRTDLIPATILAACVLHNISIMFNDQLVEQYIVEAQQQVGDIEGFNGEILQNGLHKRNLIAEELWNSR; translated from the exons ATGAATaagaaaatatgcaaaaaactGCCAGTTTCTACAATGAGTTCATTcacatataatttattgaaaactgGTGAA gaCACATCTGatgaagatgatgaaatgaCGATCAATTGTATATTACTCAATTTATCACAAAAGGGTGATAAACCACCACGAATAAGTGGTTATGTAAACCATGTAATAGAGAATTTAAGTGACAAAGAATTTCAAAGTCACTTTCGTATACCTTACGAAGCTTTTGACTATTTATTAGCCAAATTGTCACCACATTTACAAAGCCAAAAGCCTGGTCCAGCAAATGTACCCAGTAATGTACAATTATTATCGACAATTTGGTTGTTGGCTACTCCTGATTCTTACAG atcAGTTGGTGAAAGATTCGATTTAA CCCTCTGCAACCTGGCACCCCAACATATTAAATTCCCGCAGAGAAATGAGTTAGAatcatttaaaagaaaatgtagtgACCTATCTAAAATCCCAAATACAATTGGTGCGATAGATGGTACTTACATATCAATCAAAGCACCAAAACAAGATCCCGAATGCTATATCAATAGAAAGTGTTTTCATGGGATAACGTTACAAGCAATATGTAGCCCTCTTTTAACATTTATGGATTGTTATGTGGGATATCCAAGTTCAGTGAGTGATGTAAGAATATTCTCAAATTCGCACATTTATGCAGACGTAAGGAATAATCCAGAAAACTTCTTTCCAAATGGGGAACATATATTAGGGGACAAAGCATACCCATCGTTAAATTGGCTTTTGGTGCCGTATATTAACCGGGGAAACTTGACACAAAAGCAGATATATTTTAACAGTCAGCATGCAAAAGCAAGGCAAATGATTGAGAGGGCATTTGCTCTGTTAAAGGGACGGTTCCGTCGCTTAAAATATCTCTATATGAATCGAACAGATTTGATCCCCGCAACTATATTGGCAGCATGTGTGTTACATAACATATCCATTATGTTTAATGATCAACTTGTTGAACAATATATAGTAGAGGCTCAACAACAAGTAGGTGACATTGAAGGATTTAATGGAGAAATTCTTCAAAATGGTTTACACAAGAGAAATCTAATAGCTGAAGAATTGTGGAATAGTCGGTAA